Proteins encoded by one window of Arachis hypogaea cultivar Tifrunner chromosome 1, arahy.Tifrunner.gnm2.J5K5, whole genome shotgun sequence:
- the LOC112744540 gene encoding uncharacterized protein → MAKQKVIVQIYDDWEESYNKVSRLLQALQSCCSRTICEISVVPYYDGHLMVRDCSIFDKVFWSFQACVETFKHSKLFVSVDGTHLYSKYGGVLLIAVAQDGNSNILPVAFAITESETMESWSSFLTNLRQHVTPQEGLLIISDRSLAIKATLRVDDSGWCNTPVRLSLTSRCKAKINQGLRQF, encoded by the coding sequence ATGGCGAAACAAAAGGTAATTGTGCAGATATACGATGATTGGGAGGAGTCGTACAATAAGGTGTCGAGGTTGCTGCAAGCACTCCAGAGTTGTTGTTCCAGAACGATATGTGAGATCAGTGTTGTTCCATATTATGATGGGCACCTCATGGTGCGTGATTGCAGCATATTTGATAAGGTATTTTGGTCCTTCCAAGCTTGTGTGGAGACTTTCAAGCATTCCAAGTTGTTCGTATCCGTTGATGGCACGCACCTGTATAGCAAATATGGTGGTGTTTTGCTTATTGCGGTGGCTCAAGACGGTAACAGCAATATCCTTCCCGTGGCCTTCGCAATTACTGAGTCTGAGACAATGGAGTCATGGTCTTCCTTCCTTACGAATCTGAGGCAACACGTCACCCCACAGGAAGGCCTATTGATTATTTCTGATAGATCTCTAGCGATCAAGGCTACATTGAGAGTAGACGACAGTGGTTGGTGTAACACCCCAGTTAGGCTAAGCCTTACCTCACGTTGTAAAGCAAAGATTAATCaaggattacgacagttctaa